One Besnoitia besnoiti strain Bb-Ger1 chromosome VIII, whole genome shotgun sequence DNA segment encodes these proteins:
- a CDS encoding hypothetical protein (encoded by transcript BESB_084270), which yields MLASLWLPKPLLKAFLAVVLLFSVGLSDFQLSNGVVSALRPDHLRHRRALQQNATLEGADERIIEAADDISAHVSPSFVALSSKSDSDDDEDGSSGASEASAADEKEGKGEDSAEESKENGQEEGSHTENEDDGEAGKPSAGTHHGAAAAKATEEKDEKSGSSESKTHPHEKDVENDAAEEKSQHEGKGSGDGHKKEKEEGEHGGEEAKHEDAEDKSGDESGTETNGEGGKHEDEKKEEEKSEHGDKKEEAKPESADREKLVARLTKLLSDSGGTTLLGRLETVLTEHEKEEERKASEEAKKKEEEKEKDKAASLKEKLEEAEKAAEEETQKEAPARDLLLTQQLNALWMLPFLHDKKRTETCLSGFEKLTAQSRIKCRDPACMKLEQDKKCAFLDVHSIDRASHTDEQNMGIHIGFDPTCRDATQLGNQLLELLQHPVKQHELEQRLESVGTGETMQPLTNHLDLVCEGSDPAAYPTCNAVSQALRNVPHLGPKNLPSMVVLADISDLPNTVGLFRIAVIFEGRVPLVDANGDLVDRRGVKLGDSAAHEVLSKIHNLQR from the exons ATGCTGGCTTCTCTCTGGTTGCCAAAACCCCTCCTCAAAGCCTTTCTCGCTGTAGtgcttctcttttctgtggGGCTAAGCGACTTCCAACTCAGCAATGGAGTGGTTAGCGCGCTACGACCGGATCACTTGCGCCATCGGCGAGCTCTGCAGCAAAATGCGACGCTCGAGGGGGCAGATGAACGAATAATTGAAGCTGCGGACGACATCTCCGCGCacgtctcgccttcgtttgTGGCCTTGTCCTCGAAATCGGACTCGgatgacgacgaggacgggTCGAGCGGGGCGTCAGAGGCCTCAGCGGCTgacgagaaagaaggaaagggGGAAGACTCTGCAGAGGAATCAAAAGAGAATGGGCAAGAGGAAGGGTCTCATAcagagaacgaagacgaTGGGGAAGCCGGAAAACCGTCCGCTGGAACGCACCatggcgcagctgctgcaaaGGCAACTGAAGAAAAGGACGAGAAGTCGGGTTCCAGCGAATCCAAAACGCATCCACACGAAAAAGACGTAGAGaacgacgcagcggaggaaaaaTCCCAGCATGAAGGAAAGGGAAGCGGCGACGGGCacaagaaagagaaggaagagggcgagcacggtggagaagaagcaaaacatgaagacgcggaagacaagAGTGGCGACGAAAGCGGCACAGAGACAAATGGCGAAGGTGGCAAgcacgaagacgagaagaaggaggaagagaagtcTGAGCACGGAGACAaaaaggaggaggcgaagcctgAGTCAGCGGACCGCGAGAAACTCGTTGCAAGGCTTACGAAGCTTCTGAGCGACTCTGGTGGAACTACGCTGCTTGGGCGATTGGAAACCGTTTTGACGGAACATG aaaaggaggaagagcgcAAAGCTTCtgaagaggcgaagaagaaggaggaggagaaggagaaagatAAGGCTGCGTCTTTGAAGGAAAAGctcgaagaagcagagaaggcggcagaagaggagactcAGAAGGAAGCTCCAGCGAGG GACCTGCTGCTTACTCAACAACTGAATGCTCTCTGGATGCTTCCGTTCCTACATGACAAGAAGCGCACTGAAACGTGTCTCTCCGGCTTTGAGAAGCTTACAGCACAG AGCCGAATCAAATGTCGAGATCCCGCTTGTATGAAGCTCGAGCAGGACAAGAAGTGTGCCTTCCTTGATGTACACTCCATTGACCGCGCATCTCACACGGATGAGCAGAACATGGGCATCCACATCGGGTTCGACCCTACATGCAGAGATGCCACGCAACTGGGGAATCAGCTGCTTGAACTTCTCCAG CATCCTGTCAAGCAGCACGAGTTGGAACAGCGGCTTGAATCTGTTGGTACCGGGGAGACTATGCAGCCCCTGACAAATCACTTAGACCTCGTctgcgagggcagcgacCCGGCGGCAT ACCCCACATGCAACGCGGTGTCTCAAGCCCTGAGGAATGTTCCCCACCTGGGACCGAAG AATCTACCGAGCATGGTGGTCCTCGCTGACATCTCTGATCTTCCGAACACTGTAGGGCTATTTCGCATTGCAGTGATCTTCGAGGGACGTGTTCCGCTCGTGGATGCGAATGGAGATCTTGTGGACAGGCGCGGAGTGAAGCTTGGCGATTCAGCAGCTCATGAGGTATTGAGCAAGATACACAACCTTCAGCGATAA
- a CDS encoding rhoptry kinase family protein ROP28 (encoded by transcript BESB_084280) yields MPARVSCCVATLLVIHVSFRALGSAAEPVFEQLQWMRRSPHDLPRGGRFSRYYLRGVSPQGALIGLRHRAPGVTRPAAPRPWPPRPLFNYASRPLSSTIRRSLLKAELLTPPGRPALQIPLKFQFTPSSSAPDADTEWADPHATKPVAPEVLKEGKRLIARAVQIAQLKASRPSFLALHAALPQLPGLARGIQPHGIGDPQPPNNITAVKVRAVSNMHEAPRSREAAQPLAFIEAATKQRGKWTPAIGFLNAVKTLWPSGTEAVVVDKRGVKHHIVWKKLLGVGGMGGVLLLEDNNEPSERGLKQFAGKIIYHLTAPNTPDAASVRHLRDVLKEEEDVGSLFEQAARVLPDCPSSTSDIMEFLFEKGFVLPQRIFELKSTTRVPDGGKLFEFDAETLESPGDIMRLDRYIIAYPVVGPDLDALNVRDLGRSAFSYIVYKVTHIMARMQEMKLVHLDIKAENFLARNDGELFAADLSMAVKASAYPPCFQGTMQYLDPNAAACAARDGRQPPRFKRDAYALGITFYKLICQTYPLSIGDIEREAVVWTRSDPTNRNFLRRLISGVSQLTRADWNDKRCRGADDTLWTVIKLLLDPVEETRWTALDLVKKLPFFKPVADI; encoded by the coding sequence ATGCCTGCACGCGTttcctgctgcgtcgccacCCTCCTCGTGATTCACGTTTCGTTCCGAGCTCTCGGGAGTGCTGCTGAGCCGGTTTTCGAACAGCTACAGTGGATGAGGCGATCGCCCCACGACTTGCCCCGCGGGGGGCGGTTTAGTCGATACTATTTAAGAGGAGTCAGTCCTCAGGGGGCGTTGATAGGCCTTCGTCACCGCGCGCCTGGTGTCAccaggcctgcggcgccgagaccGTGGCCGCCTCGACCGCTGTTCAACTATGCCTCCCGCCCGCTATCGTCGACTATCAGACGGTCCCTTCTTAAAGCGGAGCTCTTGACGCCTCCAGGGAGACCGGCACTTCAGATACCGCTGAAATTCCAGTTCACTCCCTCGTCCTCAGCACCAGATGCCGACACAGAGTGGGCTGATCCTCACGCGACAAAACCTGTTGCTCCAGAGGTGTTAAAAGAAGGCAAACGCCTCATCGCTCGTGCAGTTCAGATTGCACAGCTGAAAGCATCTCGGCCTTCATTCCTTGCCCTGCACGCTGCACTACCTCAACTTCCAGGATTAGCTCGAGGTATTCAACCGCACGGGATTGGCGATCCCCAGCCCCCCAACAACATAACCGCTGTGAAAGTACGAGCCGTTTCCAACATGCATGAAGCACCACGGTCACGTGAAGCGGCACAACCTCTGGCGTTCATTGAAGCCGCTACGAAGCAACGAGGCAAGTGGACTCCTGCGATCGGTTTTCTCAACGCCGTGAAGACGCTCTGGCCCAGTGGCACAGAAGCTGTAGTAGTTGACAAACGAGGCGTTAAACATCACATCGTCTGGAAGAAGCTGCTGGGGGTGGGTGGCATGGGCGGTGTGCTCCTCCTTGAAGATAATAACGAACCAAGTGAACGCGGCCTCAAACAATTCGCCGGGAAGATCATTTATCACCTGACTGCTCCAAACACACCGGACGCTGCATCGGTGCGGCATTTGAGAGATGTTCtcaaagaggaagaagatgtAGGGTCGCTGTTTGAGCAGGCGGCCCGCGTTCTACCCGACTGCCCGTCGTCGACGTCTGATATCATGGAATTCCTATTCGAAAAAGGCTTCGTCCTCCCTCAAAGAATATTCGAATTGAAGAGTACCACACGGGTGCCCGATGGGGGAAAACTATTCGAATTCGACGCGGAGACACTGGAGTCACCAGGAGATATCATGCGACTGGATCGATACATCATTGCCTATCCGGTGGTGGGACCTGACCTCGACGCGTTGAATGTGCGTGATCTCGGCCGTAGCGCTTTTAGCTATATCGTATATAAGGTTACTCATATAATGGCGAGAATGCAGGAGATGAAGCTTGTCCACTTGGACATCAAAGCTGAGAATTTCCTTGCTCGAAATGATGGAGAATTATTTGCTGCAGATCTTTCCATGGCGGTTAAAGCAAGTGCTTACCCGCCGTGCTTTCAAGGGACCATGCAATATCTGGACCCAAACGCGGCAGCCTGTGCTGCTAGGGACGGCCGGCAGCCACCCAGGTTCAAAAGGGATGCTTACGCTCTCGGAATCACGTTCTACAAACTTATCTGCCAAACCTATCCTCTCAGCATTGGGGACATCGAGCGGGAAGCCGTCGTATGGACAAGGTCTGACCCCACGAATCGCAACTTCCTGAGACGCCTGATCTCAGGTGTGTCACAACTCACGAGGGCGGACTGGAACGATAAACGGTGCCGCGGAGCCGATGACACTCTGTGGACGGTGAtcaagctgctgctggatCCGGTGGAGGAAACGAGGTGGACGGCTCTTGATCTCGTAAAAAAGCTACCATTCTTCAAACCTGTAGCCGATATCTGA
- a CDS encoding elongation factor p (ef-p) kow family domain-containing protein (encoded by transcript BESB_084290) — MARAAAYVRARLKNLVTGATIDHNFRSDEKLQIPEITVVEATFTGIRSGSGGSAGKKGGSKQKNTESAIMDEALRAAGMDKTGDLRSRDMTLVFMNKETWDELLVTNRDVVERITGFLKEGMDVRFGLWEEKVVDIALPATETYTVTEISGKSEHSRGNPGRKQAILETGARVSVPHFVEAGDRIVVRTSNGDFVRRGS, encoded by the exons ATGGCTCGGGCTGCCGCGTATGTTCGAGCTCGTCTGAAAAACCTCGTTACTGGAGCCACAATTGACCACAACTTTCGCTCAGATGAAAAGCTGCAGATCCCCGAAATCACTGTAGTCGAAGCGACCTTCACGGGAATCAGATCTGGGAGCGGCGGATCCGCGGGGAAAAAAGGCGGGAGCAAACAGAAGAACACCGAATCAGCAATCATGGATGAAGCACTACGGGCGGCGGGAATGGATAAGACTGGGGACCTGCGTAGCAGGGACATGACCCTGGTTTTTATG AACAAAGAGACATGGGACGAGCTTCTTGTCACCAACAGGGATGTGGTCGAACGTATTACGGGTTTCCTTAAAGAAGGCATGGACGTCCGG TTTGGTCTATGGGAAGAAAAGGTCGTCGACATCGCTCTCCCTGCGACGGAGACCTACACTGTGACGGAAATATCGGGGAAGTCGGAGCATTCAAGAGGAAACCCTG GCCGAAAACAGGCAATCCTCGAGACTGGTGCCCGCGTTTCGGTGCCCCATTTCGTTGAGGCTGGCGATCGCATAGTTGTGCGCACGAGTAACGGCGACTTCGTCAGGCGAGGTTCCTGA
- a CDS encoding putative DnaJ protein (encoded by transcript BESB_084300) codes for MGLHRCSSGLLCILVLFVVVATWQLPRSAERTSFFDETFPLMVAAAKQNLYSVLGVKRNASSDEIKKAYRKLSMKYHPDKNKEPNAEAKFKEISIAYEVLNNAEKRQVYDEYGEEGLERLQSGMQQASHPFGDIFSDFFGGGFGGAPRETPKAPPSSMRLNVSLEQLFKGETVDISFTRPVMCMHADDCFTKKPDCKGPGLRVVTQQMGPGFIVQNQIQDDTCVDQGKAWRPRCKECPNGITHPESTELSATVERGMREGDEIVFDGVGEHKIGHEPGDLVLVVHELPHKR; via the exons ATGGGGCTCCACCGATGCAGCAGCGGACTTCTCTGTATATTGGTACTATTTGTCGTGGTGGCGACGTGGCAGCTACCTCGGTCGGCGGAACGGACCTCCTTTTTCGATGAGACCTTCCCCCTGATGGTGGCTGCTGCGAAGCAGAATTTGTACTCAGTTCTGGGAGTAAAGCGCaacgccagcagcgacgagaTTAAGAAGGCCTACAGAAAGCTCTCGATGAAGTATCACCCCGATAAAAATAAGGAGCCAAATGCTGAAGCAAAGTTCAAGGAGATTTCTATTGCGTATGAGGTGCTCAACAACGCAGAGAAACGTCAGGTCTACGATGAGTATGGAGAAGAGGGGCTCGAGAG GCTTCAGTCGGGGATGCAACAGGCATCGCACCCGTTTGGTGACATTTTCTCTGATTTTTTCGGTGGCGGGTTTGGAGGGGCGCCAAGAGAGACACCTAAAGCACCTCCATCAAGCATGAGATTGAATGTGTCGCTTGAGCAGCTATTCAAAGGCGAAACAGTTGATATTTCCTTCACTAGACCAGtaatgtgcatgcatgccgaCGACTGCTTCACAAAGAAGCCGGATTGCAAGGGTCCCGGCCTGCGAGTTGTCACCCAGCAGATGGGGCCTGGTTTTATCGTGCAGAATCAGATCCAAGACGACACATGTGTCGACCAAGGAAAGGCGTGGAGGCCGAGATGCAAA GAGTGCCCGAACGGCATTACTCATCCGGAATCCACGGAGCTGTCGGCCACCGTGGAGAGAGGAatgcgcgaaggagacgaaatCGTCTTTGATGGTGTAGGAGAACATAAAATCGGTCATGAACCGGGCGACTTGGTTCTTGTCGTACATGAGTTGCCTCACAAACGGTAA
- a CDS encoding PA14 domain-containing protein (encoded by transcript BESB_084310): protein MARLDAESAKIQDMMQRFAATCGAVHSSTRRRLDQIDSLLTRSQHCLKKMDDASAKIGIIEATIEDVREDIDRDTKRALVNKKNCSLVRGYEDEPFPDGIRGAYYNNPTFSGAPAAFRTDKALDLVFSGKGPIDGVSSSNFSVRWDGFVEAPRSGMYTFSIESDCGVRMFLGDEAIIVERMPPPVEGAVSADKPVPAIPTEEKSGMLRAESAMVELVGGQKYRFRVELVHSNHLKYLNPNSATIRVFWRNGPDGEEVIPASHYFTGSARPPLKFSGLNPKQFELGYLSDGERAFVDSDQFVIADVPLRYEGRRFLRALAEPNMEAFSFDVNVPATIYIASPVDEGVPVAPGEGSNWKAHDTEEIISVLYGITGTGRALESRTMRIRFISLRDGGSLSFKVREKGKPFFIFAEEKEEVALSCGGEEEVLSLVGGNTYADCTASSEESEVYGCAAGLNGKHMDQPNGVWRTLGRNGVGEWIAVKFRKQVQITHFRFKPRDDVVNWPSEITLSYTAEGDEDSEVFHIRHTSDIDQNTYKLARPVITNYIRAEITEMFANGENSGGSFEFVGSPCEAKEDVENALAAIPRIMIETCDTTAESIPEISPLEETDQFVAVCPQHCVKSWEGSVYGSGAYTPGSTLCTAAVHAGLCTDPEATCEILVTVGGPKNTFRGTGSHGITSMPSGPAGASIKLSKAPCHKPVSKPLKYLISFGEKEAREDWNVDDGSIKKSHDGIVYGWWREAPTRSCSGHTLSPLSSSGVSFPIPTGPESCPLGAVYKALFKADKCFQ, encoded by the exons ATGGCCAGACTAGACGCTGAGTCTGCGAAAATCCAAGACATGATGCAAAG ATTCGCAGCCACATGTGGGGCCGTCCATTCATCGACTAGGCGGAGACTTGACCAAATAGATAGTCTCCTTACGCGAAGCCAGCACTGTCTTAAAAAGATGGACGACGCATCAGCCAAGATCGGGATAATCGAGGCTACAATTGAGGACGTCCGTGAAGACATAGACAGGGACACGAAAAGGGCCCTCGTAAACAAGAAAAACTGTTCGTTAGTGAGAGG CTACGAGGACGAACCATTTCCTGACGGCATACGCGGGGCCTACTACAATAATCCGACCTTCAGCGGCGCACCCGCGGCGTTTAGAACAGACAAAGCCCTGGATCTTGTGTTTTCAGGGAAGGGACCAATAGATGGCGTGTCGTCGAGCAACTTCTCAGTTA GATGGGATGGATTTGTTGAGGCTCCCCGCTCTGGCATGTACACATTCAGTATCG AGTCTGACTGTGGAGTCAGAATGTTTCTGGGTGATGAGGCAATCATTGTTGAGCGTATGCCTCCACCAGTCGAAGGAGCCGTCAGCGCTGACAAACCGGTCCCCGCGATTCCGACTGAGGAAAAATCTGGGATGTTGAGGGCAGAATCAGCTATGGTAGAGCTGGTTGGCGGACAGAAATACAGGTTCCGTGTTGAGCTGGTCCACTCGAATCACTTGAAATACTTGAATCCCAACAGTGCGACAATACG GGTTTTTTGGAGAAACGGCCCAGACGGGGAAGAGGTGATTCCTGCAAGCCATTACTTCACTGGCAGCGCCAGACCACCACTAAAATTCTCCGG CTTGAACCCAAAGCAGTTCGAATTGGGATACCTGAGCGATGGGGAGCGAGCTTTTGTGGATAGCGATCAGTTTGTCATCGCAGATGTCCCTTTACGGTATGAGGGACGGCGCTTCTTGAGAGCTTTGGCTGAGCCGAACATGGAAGCATTTTCTTTCGACGTCAACGTACCGGCCACTATTTATATCGCCTCCCCAGTGGACGAAGGTGTTCCAGTCGCCCCTGGAGAAGGCTCTAACTGGAAAGCCCATGACACTGAAGAGATAATTTCTGTTTTGTACGGCATTACCGGAACGGGGCGCGCTCTAGAATCGCGGACAATGAGAATACGGTTTATATCGCTTCGCGATGGAGGAAGTCTGTCGTTTAAGGTCCGTGAGAAAGGCAAACCTTTTTTCATCTtcgcagaagaaaaagaagaagttGCTCTCTCGTGCG gaggggaggaggaggtgcTGTCACTTGTCGGAGGCAACACATACGCCGACTGTACGGCCTCCTCTGAAGAATCCGAAGTGTACGGATGTGCAGCTGGGCTCAATGGAAAGCACATGGATCAACCTAATGGAGTGTGGCGCACACTTGGGAGAAACG GTGTCGGTGAATGGATAGCAGTAAAATTCAGGAAACAAGTTCAGAT TACACACTTCCGCTTCAAACCGCGGGACGATGTTGTAAACTGGCCCTCGGAAATAACTCTTTCCTACACGG cggaaggagacgaggaTTCTGAAGTCTTTCACATTCGCCACACATCTGATATTGACCAGAACACGTACAAGCTTGCGAGACCTGTCATAACAAACTAC ATTCGAGCTGAAATTACCGAGATGTTTGCGAACGGAGAAAATAGCGGCGGATCCTTCGAGTTTGTAGGCTCCCCTTGCGAAGCCAAAGAAGACGTGGAGAACGCACTGGCTGCGATTCCCAGAATCATGATTGAG ACGTGCGACACAACCGCGGAGTCGATCCCGGAGATTTCACCTCTGGAAGAGACTGACCAGTTTGTTGCCGTATGCCCGCAGCACTGCGTAAAATCATGGGAAGGCAGTGTCTACGGCTCGGGCGCCTACACACCGGGATCAACCCTATGCACAGCGGCGGTTCACGCTGGCCTCTGCACCGACCCCGAGGCGACATGCGAGATCCTAGTGACTGTTGGGGGACCGAAAAATACTTTCCGGGGAACCGGAAGTCATGGGATCACTTCGATGCCTAGCGGACCAGCTGGCGCATCAATAAAGCTCTCTAAGGCGCCTTGCCACAAACCCGTCTCAAAACCTCTCAAGTACTTGATCTCGTTCGGTGAAAAAGAGGCCCGTGAG GACTGGAATGTGGACGACGGCAGCATCAAGAAGTCTCACGACGGCATTGTATACG GTTGGTGGAGAGAGGCACCGACAAGGTCGTGTTCAGGGCATACGCTCAGCCCACTGAGCTCAAGCGGAGTATCATTTCCCATACCAACGGGCCCCGAGAGCTGCCCGCTCGGCGCA GTGTACAAAGCTCTGTTCAAAGCCGACAAGTGCTTCCAATAA
- a CDS encoding photosensitized INA-labeled protein PHIL1 (encoded by transcript BESB_084320), with protein sequence MAQPSLPYAHAGAAEDYYRQHQASSPDHHPLAQEYFAERFQKELAAPVIVHDREHPQPPPHTYVAGTPGPLHYGVPLSDGCDPGVYAVSNALFDTSGAFRSIPLKQGPVFRRRQRGDCQSEWSNAFVSRVDPCECGYPEETYTPYEVARYRDQYGNPHTTLDFTR encoded by the coding sequence ATGGCGCAGCCAAGCTTGCCGTATGCCCATGCGGGCGCTGCTGAAGATTACTACCGCCAGCACCAGGCTTCATCGCCAGACCATCATCCCCTCGCACAAGAATACTTCGCGGAGCGTTTTCAGAAAGAACTGGCAGCGCCGGTTATTGTCCACGATCGTGAGCATCCCCAGCCGCCGCCACACACCTACGTCGCGGGTACCCCAGGGCCGCTGCACTATGGCGTTCCTCTGTCCGATGGTTGCGATCCGGGAGTGTACGCCGTGTCAAATGCCCTCTTCGATACGAGTGGAGCCTTCCGGTCCATTCCTCTGAAGCAGGGCCCCGTgttccgccgccggcagcgcggtgACTGCCAGTCTGAATGGAGCAACGCGTTTGTCAGCAGGGTGGACCCTTGTGAATGCGGGTACCCTGAAGAGACATACACTCCGTATGAGGTTGCACGCTATCGCGACCAATACGGGAATCCGCACACCACGCTTGACTTTACTCGATGA